The following are encoded together in the Kribbella voronezhensis genome:
- a CDS encoding ABC transporter substrate-binding protein, which produces MRPSAGYRTAVALLACSLTLLVSACGGNDPSSASSDSKDDDGQKLELTIATFNEFGYSDLYREYEAAHPNIKITERRAPTVDVHIKHLDDNLAAGSGMADIEAMEVSWIYKYLAKADKFVDLRQYGADDLKSRWLDWKTAGATTGDGRIIGYGTDIGPMAMCYRKDLFAKAGLPTDRTEVAKLFPDWASYFSYGRKFKAKVPNSAWYDSATVTWDAMRNQLIQAYYSNQDRYLGAENDLLKKTWNQVVAGTEQGLSAKLPAWTDAWNKSFRSDAFATIACPGWLLGVIQDNAGSFGKGKWDVADVFPGGGGNWGGSYLTVPTQSANPEEAAKLAAWLTAPEQQIKVFKKVGSFPSTTDAYDSPQVKSQINPYFNNAPVGKIFINRAQNVILKQHKGPRDGEINQVFSEALNRIETGKQSPAAAWKQALRDSDKAANVRKTS; this is translated from the coding sequence ATGCGGCCCAGTGCCGGCTATCGCACCGCAGTTGCCCTCCTAGCCTGCAGCCTCACCTTGCTGGTTTCGGCCTGCGGTGGCAACGACCCGTCCTCCGCCTCGTCGGACTCCAAAGACGACGACGGTCAGAAGCTGGAACTGACCATCGCGACCTTCAACGAGTTCGGCTACAGCGACCTGTACCGCGAGTACGAGGCGGCGCACCCGAACATCAAGATCACCGAACGGCGCGCCCCGACCGTCGACGTGCACATCAAGCACCTCGACGACAACCTCGCGGCCGGGTCCGGGATGGCCGACATCGAGGCGATGGAGGTCAGCTGGATCTACAAGTACCTGGCCAAGGCCGACAAGTTCGTCGACCTGCGCCAGTACGGCGCCGACGACCTGAAGTCGCGCTGGCTGGACTGGAAGACGGCCGGCGCGACCACCGGCGACGGCCGGATCATCGGGTACGGCACGGACATCGGGCCGATGGCGATGTGCTACCGCAAGGACCTGTTCGCCAAGGCCGGCCTGCCGACGGACCGCACCGAGGTCGCCAAGCTGTTCCCGGACTGGGCGTCGTACTTCTCCTACGGCCGCAAGTTCAAGGCGAAAGTGCCGAACTCCGCCTGGTACGACTCCGCGACGGTGACCTGGGACGCGATGCGCAACCAGTTGATCCAGGCCTACTACTCCAACCAGGACCGCTACCTGGGCGCCGAGAACGACCTGCTGAAGAAGACCTGGAACCAGGTCGTCGCCGGCACCGAGCAGGGCCTGTCGGCGAAGCTGCCGGCCTGGACCGACGCGTGGAACAAGAGTTTCCGCTCCGATGCGTTCGCGACCATCGCCTGCCCGGGCTGGCTGCTCGGCGTCATCCAGGACAACGCGGGAAGCTTCGGCAAGGGCAAGTGGGACGTCGCCGACGTGTTCCCCGGCGGCGGCGGCAACTGGGGCGGGTCCTACCTGACCGTGCCGACCCAGTCGGCCAATCCCGAGGAAGCCGCCAAACTGGCCGCCTGGCTGACCGCGCCGGAGCAGCAGATCAAGGTGTTCAAGAAGGTCGGGTCGTTCCCGTCGACCACCGATGCCTACGACTCCCCGCAGGTGAAGTCGCAGATCAACCCGTACTTCAACAACGCACCGGTCGGCAAGATCTTCATCAACCGGGCCCAGAACGTGATCCTCAAACAACACAAGGGCCCCCGCGACGGCGAGATCAACCAGGTCTTCTCCGAAGCGCTGAACCGGATCGAGACGGGCAAGCAGTCCCCGGCGGCG